The proteins below are encoded in one region of Williamsoniiplasma luminosum:
- the tilS gene encoding tRNA lysidine(34) synthetase TilS codes for MLEFGFNNKYLIGVSGGPDSMFLLSELVKQKPKEIVVCHVNYNFRSDSINDQKIVEEFCNQHDLILEVKVIDPLIYQASNFNFEAWAREERYNFFCEMGEKYQINNLLIAHNQNDHIETYLMQLRRQNLNSYWGIQKVSTYKNMTVIRPMLDFKKSEILKKLEAEKIPYVIDVTNFDQRYERNKIRSSLKESDFDQYMDEILMKNKQLEVEIKQAKKYVEKNLIEDELRIDKNFSKLEDDLIQRIVYQYFEKLDKTYLLHNRKKQTIVEISKRLKTTTKPFWKIEIGDFFLIKDFAIIYLLYKDSIQIKSFIINNPDELYLVEEFINDRDLLHKIREDKENYPYIITNDFEHYKMVTNYKNKKMNRYLIDQKISYKNRIYKAVVYNIKNLKVLNSIN; via the coding sequence ATGTTGGAATTTGGTTTTAATAATAAATATTTAATTGGTGTATCTGGGGGTCCTGATAGCATGTTTTTATTGTCTGAATTAGTGAAACAAAAACCAAAAGAAATCGTTGTTTGTCATGTCAATTATAACTTTAGAAGTGATTCAATCAATGATCAAAAAATTGTTGAAGAATTTTGCAATCAACATGATCTAATATTAGAAGTGAAAGTGATTGACCCTTTGATTTATCAAGCTTCAAACTTTAATTTTGAAGCTTGAGCAAGAGAAGAACGATACAACTTTTTTTGTGAAATGGGTGAAAAATATCAGATCAATAATCTTTTGATTGCCCACAATCAAAACGATCATATCGAAACTTATTTGATGCAACTTAGAAGACAAAATTTGAATAGTTATTGAGGAATTCAAAAAGTATCAACATATAAAAACATGACCGTGATCAGACCGATGCTTGATTTTAAAAAAAGTGAAATCTTAAAAAAATTAGAAGCCGAAAAAATTCCATATGTCATTGATGTGACAAATTTTGATCAACGCTATGAAAGAAACAAAATTAGAAGCAGCTTAAAAGAATCAGATTTTGATCAATACATGGATGAAATTTTGATGAAAAACAAACAATTAGAAGTTGAGATTAAACAGGCAAAAAAATATGTTGAAAAAAATTTAATTGAAGATGAATTAAGAATTGATAAAAATTTTTCAAAATTAGAAGACGATCTAATTCAAAGAATTGTTTATCAATATTTTGAAAAATTAGATAAAACCTACTTGTTACATAATCGAAAAAAACAAACAATTGTTGAAATCAGCAAGCGATTGAAAACCACAACCAAACCATTTTGAAAAATCGAAATCGGTGATTTTTTCTTGATTAAAGATTTTGCTATAATATATTTACTCTATAAAGATTCAATACAAATTAAATCATTTATTATTAATAATCCAGATGAATTATATTTAGTAGAAGAATTTATAAATGATAGAGATTTATTGCATAAAATTCGTGAAGACAAAGAAAACTATCCATACATAATTACAAATGATTTTGAACATTATAAGATGGTCACAAATTATAAAAACAAAAAAATGAATAGATATTTAATTGATCAAAAAATAAGTTATAAAAACAGGATTTATAAAGCGGTTGTTTACAACATAAAAAATTTGAAAGTACTAAACAGTATTAATTAA
- the lysS gene encoding lysine--tRNA ligase, with protein MDNRKFTEQELIRREKYKNLVEKQQDPFEITEFERNATLKELRTKYENFSKEKLTNLESKEVIKTAGRIKQFREAGKKGAFINIQDQDSDIQLYVRMDEIGEDNFNQFRELDLGDIIGVEGMIMKTDHGELSIRVSKYTLLSKALKPLPDKYSGIQNIEEKYRRRYVDLIMNPEVKKTFQNRSKIIRALQGFLDGQGYMEVETPILQSVKGGAAAKPFKSYFNALDREFTLRVATELHLKRLIVGGFEGVYEIGRLFRNEGMSARHNPEFTTLELYVAFKGLKFLMDITEKIMKECNKAVNNSGKIKYGEHEIDLSKPFKRVHMVDAIKQVVGIDFWQNMSLDEAIKIAKEHNIHVEKHHFSVGHIINLFFEEFVESTIIEPTFIYGQPVEISPLSKRNKENPRFTDRFELFIIGREYANAYAELNNPIEQYNRFEEQLKEIEFGNDEAGEMDIDFIEALEYGLPPTAGLGLGIDRMVMLLTNSDSIKDVLLFPQMKPRE; from the coding sequence ATGGACAATCGTAAATTTACAGAGCAAGAACTTATCCGTCGTGAAAAGTATAAAAATCTTGTTGAAAAACAACAAGATCCTTTTGAAATTACAGAATTTGAAAGGAATGCAACCTTAAAGGAATTAAGAACAAAATATGAAAATTTTTCAAAAGAAAAATTAACAAATCTTGAATCAAAAGAAGTGATCAAAACTGCTGGAAGAATTAAACAATTTCGTGAAGCTGGTAAAAAGGGTGCTTTTATTAATATTCAAGATCAAGATTCAGACATTCAATTGTATGTTCGAATGGACGAAATTGGGGAAGACAATTTTAATCAATTTAGAGAATTGGATCTTGGAGATATTATCGGAGTTGAAGGAATGATCATGAAAACTGATCATGGAGAATTATCAATTCGTGTATCAAAATATACTTTACTTTCAAAAGCTTTAAAACCACTTCCAGATAAATATTCAGGAATTCAAAATATTGAAGAAAAATATCGTCGTCGATATGTTGATTTAATTATGAACCCAGAGGTTAAAAAAACGTTCCAAAATCGTTCAAAAATTATTCGTGCATTGCAAGGATTTTTAGATGGCCAAGGATATATGGAAGTTGAAACACCAATTTTACAATCTGTTAAAGGTGGGGCTGCTGCTAAACCATTTAAATCATATTTCAATGCTTTAGATCGTGAATTCACACTAAGAGTTGCAACAGAATTACATTTAAAACGTTTAATTGTTGGTGGTTTTGAAGGTGTCTATGAAATCGGGCGTTTATTTAGAAATGAAGGAATGAGTGCAAGACACAACCCAGAATTCACAACTTTAGAATTATATGTTGCTTTTAAAGGTTTAAAATTCTTGATGGACATTACAGAAAAAATCATGAAAGAATGTAATAAAGCAGTTAATAATTCTGGAAAAATCAAATATGGTGAACATGAAATAGATTTATCAAAACCATTTAAACGTGTGCATATGGTTGATGCCATCAAACAAGTGGTTGGTATTGATTTTTGACAAAATATGAGTTTAGATGAAGCGATTAAAATCGCCAAAGAACATAATATTCATGTTGAAAAACACCACTTTAGCGTTGGACATATTATTAATCTTTTCTTTGAAGAATTTGTTGAAAGTACAATCATTGAACCAACTTTTATTTATGGTCAACCAGTTGAAATTTCACCTTTGTCAAAACGAAATAAAGAGAACCCACGATTTACAGATCGCTTTGAATTATTTATCATCGGACGTGAATATGCTAATGCTTATGCAGAATTAAATAACCCAATTGAACAGTACAATCGATTTGAAGAACAATTAAAAGAAATTGAATTTGGAAACGATGAAGCTGGTGAAATGGATATTGATTTCATTGAAGCATTAGAATATGGGTTACCACCAACTGCTGGTTTAGGATTAGGAATTGATCGAATGGTAATGTTATTAACCAATTCAGATTCAATCAAAGACGTTTTATTATTCCCGCAAATGAAACCAAGAGAATAA
- the rpsF gene encoding 30S ribosomal protein S6 — protein MKRKYEIMYILDQDVKDTQEVINKLNGILTSEGKIIESSEWGLMNFAYEINHKKKGYYVVVIVETTSSAVAEFERVTGIDKNVVRTLVLNTENLQNYEQTTKMSKTDMTKYEEERREKRDFKKPFVKREWNKDNKDFNKDRGEYKPRFNKDFSGPRADKPAGLAKPADEKSSSEDSHAYVVRMQEKYAAELKKHEEADRLEREAHEKALAAATEEADKEKIIKARAEAKAKKAQMSTEERAKLDGSDAITELRSELQKHANSLRALAPESEAKIHQANLRDMTKKELIKYMKSVATKLNK, from the coding sequence ATGAAAAGAAAATATGAAATTATGTATATCCTTGATCAAGATGTAAAAGATACACAAGAAGTTATTAATAAACTAAACGGTATCTTGACTTCAGAAGGAAAAATCATTGAAAGCTCAGAATGAGGATTAATGAATTTTGCTTATGAAATCAATCACAAGAAAAAAGGATATTACGTTGTTGTTATCGTTGAAACAACATCATCAGCAGTTGCTGAATTTGAGCGTGTGACAGGAATTGACAAAAACGTTGTTCGTACATTAGTTTTAAATACTGAAAATTTACAAAACTATGAACAAACAACAAAAATGTCAAAAACTGACATGACAAAATATGAAGAAGAACGTCGTGAGAAAAGAGACTTCAAAAAACCTTTTGTTAAAAGAGAGTGAAATAAAGATAACAAAGACTTTAACAAAGACAGAGGTGAATATAAACCAAGATTTAATAAAGATTTTAGTGGACCAAGAGCTGACAAACCTGCTGGTTTGGCAAAACCTGCTGACGAAAAATCATCATCAGAGGACTCACACGCCTACGTTGTACGTATGCAAGAAAAATATGCTGCTGAATTAAAAAAACATGAAGAAGCAGACAGATTAGAACGTGAAGCACATGAAAAAGCATTAGCAGCAGCAACTGAAGAAGCTGATAAAGAAAAAATTATCAAAGCTCGTGCAGAAGCAAAAGCTAAAAAAGCACAAATGTCAACTGAAGAAAGAGCTAAATTAGACGGATCTGATGCCATTACAGAATTAAGAAGTGAATTACAAAAACACGCCAATTCTTTAAGAGCTTTAGCACCAGAAAGTGAAGCAAAAATTCACCAAGCAAACTTACGTGATATGACTAAAAAAGAATTAATCAAATACATGAAGTCAGTTGCTACAAAACTTAATAAATAA
- a CDS encoding Hsp33 family molecular chaperone HslO has product MDVAIKAISKKHNVKISIVNITESMKEILALQKTNPIAGVVLSRITAANTLISLDLKNGELMNTTISPSDGYLGKIITEFKEDKIRSFIQNADFDPTKIIDLEDPFSAALGQDGIMVVGQYLQNYEPHISTVNLTGGIDANFMEYLRASNQVRSLIMTRATLDEQFNVEHVVGILIQILPNHTWEDIDYLERKIGNYNFVTDILIKTFNYHDLIKDIIDDAEILTTRTINFACTCNKEKVLNAIKLLNKKEIKEMIQQNEPAIVHCEFCKKEYQILIDELKQLNN; this is encoded by the coding sequence ATGGACGTAGCAATAAAAGCAATAAGCAAAAAACACAATGTAAAAATTTCAATAGTTAATATCACAGAATCAATGAAAGAAATTTTGGCATTACAAAAAACAAACCCGATTGCCGGAGTTGTTTTAAGTCGAATTACAGCAGCTAATACTTTGATCTCGCTGGATCTAAAAAACGGTGAATTAATGAACACAACAATTTCACCAAGTGATGGATATTTAGGCAAAATCATTACTGAATTTAAAGAAGATAAAATAAGATCCTTTATTCAAAATGCTGATTTTGATCCAACAAAGATTATTGATTTAGAAGACCCATTTAGTGCAGCACTCGGACAAGATGGAATAATGGTTGTAGGACAATATTTACAAAATTATGAACCCCATATTTCAACAGTTAATTTAACCGGTGGGATTGATGCAAATTTTATGGAATATTTAAGAGCATCAAATCAAGTCAGATCTTTAATTATGACAAGAGCAACATTAGATGAACAGTTCAATGTTGAGCATGTTGTTGGGATTTTGATTCAAATATTGCCTAACCACACATGAGAAGATATTGATTATCTTGAACGCAAAATAGGCAATTATAATTTTGTGACAGATATTTTGATCAAAACTTTTAACTACCATGATTTAATTAAAGACATCATTGATGATGCTGAAATTTTAACCACAAGAACAATAAACTTTGCCTGCACATGCAACAAAGAAAAAGTTTTAAATGCAATAAAACTTTTAAACAAAAAAGAAATTAAAGAGATGATTCAACAAAACGAACCTGCAATTGTACATTGTGAGTTTTGTAAAAAAGAATACCAAATTTTAATTGATGAATTGAAACAATTGAATAATTAA
- the ftsH gene encoding ATP-dependent zinc metalloprotease FtsH, with the protein MKEKQKTSWWFWLVLVIILAIIITSIVFTLQGSSETRNINWLNDFVTSTPNKLKGVKVNLSINGYMNIAGIYQNGAGNWIKFSIGASQSLLNSDNPFYLMLSTYLNGNAVISTQTSNWMGIVMSLLPILFMIIIFTVMYKSMTKGGGMGGGQGIFGMGKNRATQTKTNVKFSDVAGIEEEKSELIELVDYLKNPQKYVEAGARVPKGVLMEGPPGTGKTLLAKAVAGEAGVAFFSISGSEFEEMFVGVGASRVREMFVDAKKNAPCIIFIDEIDAVGRKRSASMGTGTSEQTLNQLLVEMDGFGTNSGVIVMAATNRSDVLDPALLRPGRFDRVIQVSLPDIREREAILKLHSRGKKIEASVDWHRVAERTPGFSGAQLENVLNEAAILMVRENKSIITILEIDEAIDRVVGGPAKKNRAMTKQDKKIVSYHESGHALIGLKLESASKVQKVTIIPRGNAGGYTIMTPKDETVFSSKKDLYAMIAGYLGGRAAEEIMFGKENVTTGAHDDLDKATHIARRMVVQFGMSSLGMTKFLTMAEESYGRLEGTYSDETASKIDKEIQKILDQAYVEAIEIINQHKDTLELLAESLNVLETITSEQIDYIDKEGKLPKEVVEAKERWAEESKKKESGDIIDIDLEDVKKEEAKFKKKSSETKTEDLSSETAKKPSKSDVVEETKKPKSPKSGAKKISKETDEKPKKKPTSKKPSPKKKDDDEETKK; encoded by the coding sequence ATGAAAGAAAAACAAAAAACAAGTTGATGGTTTTGATTGGTACTAGTAATCATCCTGGCAATCATTATAACTTCAATTGTTTTCACCCTTCAAGGATCATCTGAAACTCGTAATATTAACTGATTAAACGACTTTGTTACTAGCACTCCAAATAAATTGAAAGGTGTAAAAGTTAACCTAAGTATTAATGGTTACATGAATATTGCTGGAATTTATCAAAACGGTGCAGGAAATTGAATTAAGTTTTCAATTGGTGCATCTCAATCACTCTTAAATAGCGATAATCCATTTTATTTAATGTTGAGCACATATTTAAATGGTAATGCTGTAATTTCAACTCAAACTTCAAACTGAATGGGTATCGTAATGTCATTATTACCAATCTTATTCATGATTATAATCTTTACAGTGATGTACAAAAGCATGACAAAAGGTGGTGGCATGGGTGGAGGCCAAGGAATTTTCGGAATGGGAAAAAACCGTGCAACTCAAACCAAAACCAATGTTAAATTTTCAGATGTAGCTGGAATCGAAGAAGAAAAAAGTGAACTAATTGAATTAGTTGACTATTTAAAAAACCCACAAAAATATGTTGAAGCAGGAGCTCGTGTTCCTAAAGGTGTTCTAATGGAAGGACCACCAGGAACTGGTAAAACTTTATTAGCTAAAGCTGTAGCTGGAGAAGCTGGAGTTGCGTTCTTCTCAATATCTGGATCAGAATTTGAAGAAATGTTTGTCGGAGTTGGTGCTAGTCGTGTTCGTGAAATGTTTGTTGATGCGAAAAAGAACGCCCCATGTATTATTTTTATTGATGAAATTGATGCGGTTGGACGTAAACGTTCTGCTTCAATGGGAACAGGAACAAGTGAACAAACGTTAAACCAATTATTGGTTGAAATGGATGGATTTGGAACTAATAGCGGAGTTATCGTGATGGCTGCAACTAACCGTTCTGATGTCTTAGATCCTGCATTATTACGTCCCGGACGTTTTGATCGTGTGATTCAAGTTTCATTACCAGATATTCGTGAACGTGAAGCAATTCTTAAATTGCATTCACGTGGTAAAAAAATTGAAGCATCAGTTGATTGACATCGTGTGGCTGAACGTACTCCCGGATTTTCTGGAGCACAATTGGAAAACGTTTTAAATGAAGCAGCAATTTTAATGGTTCGTGAAAATAAAAGTATTATTACAATTTTAGAAATTGATGAAGCGATTGATCGTGTAGTTGGTGGACCCGCTAAAAAGAATCGTGCGATGACAAAACAAGACAAGAAAATTGTTTCTTATCACGAATCTGGGCATGCCTTGATTGGGTTGAAACTTGAAAGTGCTTCGAAAGTACAAAAAGTGACAATTATTCCTCGTGGAAATGCTGGTGGGTACACCATCATGACACCGAAAGACGAAACTGTCTTTTCATCGAAAAAAGATTTATATGCCATGATTGCTGGTTATTTAGGTGGACGTGCGGCTGAAGAAATTATGTTTGGTAAAGAAAACGTAACAACTGGTGCACATGATGACTTAGATAAAGCAACACATATTGCTCGTCGAATGGTTGTTCAATTTGGAATGTCAAGTTTAGGAATGACTAAATTCTTAACAATGGCTGAAGAATCATATGGTAGACTTGAAGGAACTTATTCTGATGAAACTGCCTCAAAAATTGATAAAGAAATTCAAAAAATTCTTGATCAAGCATACGTTGAAGCTATAGAAATTATTAATCAACATAAAGACACATTAGAGTTACTTGCTGAATCTCTAAACGTTTTAGAAACAATTACTTCTGAACAAATTGATTACATTGACAAAGAAGGTAAATTACCAAAAGAAGTCGTTGAAGCAAAAGAACGTTGAGCTGAAGAATCTAAGAAAAAAGAATCTGGTGATATTATCGATATCGATCTTGAAGATGTTAAAAAAGAAGAAGCTAAATTCAAAAAGAAATCTTCTGAAACTAAAACTGAAGATTTAAGTTCTGAAACTGCTAAAAAACCATCTAAATCTGATGTTGTGGAAGAAACTAAAAAACCAAAATCACCAAAATCAGGTGCTAAGAAAATTAGCAAAGAAACTGATGAAAAACCAAAGAAGAAACCAACCTCTAAAAAACCATCACCGAAGAAAAAAGATGATGATGAAGAAACCAAAAAATAA
- a CDS encoding DDE-type integrase/transposase/recombinase, with amino-acid sequence MKGSVEFFMSKQLTTSEWVEIVEIYNKKGIDLAVTEYLKTRDKNLHLKDARKRIRKKAKLLDNLGMQEYKKKKINGRPLKRDDSDIPGIIDKLNEEQKREIIEHWIKDQRDKEKKEKLSDFSTLTNSLKAEVVSLHRTTMYKKHITKTYKYDYLKAEVVKIFNESKKIYGSRKIAIILGENGISISDRTLRNYMIRWGIATLTRQKKRKSEQKNTKVKYVDQVNRNYNPEKDNIVATDVSYIPANTQQNFVYLSVVISHKTKLIESWKLSYLNDTKLVLDTIDELKRTNFIFHSDHGIQYSSYQVIEKLRNMSGITSMSRIGNSLDNREVEYFFSCLKGEYLNHIKTKTMGLEEIHKHIAEYIEWYNSKRIQKRLNWKTPAYASALNS; translated from the coding sequence ATGAAAGGAAGTGTGGAATTTTTTATGTCCAAACAATTAACAACAAGTGAGTGAGTAGAAATTGTAGAAATTTACAATAAAAAAGGGATTGATCTAGCGGTTACTGAATATTTAAAAACAAGAGATAAAAATTTACATTTAAAAGACGCGAGAAAAAGAATTAGAAAAAAAGCCAAATTATTAGATAATTTAGGTATGCAAGAATACAAAAAGAAAAAAATTAATGGGAGACCTTTAAAAAGAGATGACTCGGATATTCCGGGTATTATAGATAAATTGAATGAGGAACAAAAAAGAGAAATCATTGAACACTGAATAAAAGATCAACGAGATAAAGAAAAGAAAGAAAAGTTGAGCGATTTTTCTACTTTAACAAATTCTTTAAAAGCTGAGGTTGTATCACTCCATAGAACAACAATGTATAAGAAACATATTACAAAAACATATAAATACGATTACTTAAAAGCTGAGGTTGTAAAAATCTTTAATGAAAGCAAAAAAATATATGGGAGTAGAAAAATTGCGATAATCCTTGGTGAAAATGGGATTTCCATTAGTGATAGAACGCTAAGAAATTACATGATTAGATGGGGAATAGCCACTTTAACTAGACAAAAGAAAAGAAAATCTGAGCAAAAAAACACTAAAGTGAAATATGTTGATCAAGTAAATAGAAATTATAATCCAGAAAAAGATAACATTGTCGCAACCGATGTTTCTTATATTCCTGCCAATACACAGCAAAATTTTGTATATTTATCAGTCGTGATCAGTCACAAAACTAAACTAATAGAATCATGAAAATTATCTTATTTAAATGACACAAAACTTGTATTAGATACAATTGATGAACTAAAAAGAACAAACTTTATTTTTCACTCTGATCATGGAATCCAATATTCCTCATACCAAGTTATTGAAAAATTAAGAAACATGAGTGGAATAACATCTATGAGTCGAATTGGTAATTCTTTAGATAATAGAGAGGTTGAATATTTCTTTAGTTGCCTAAAAGGAGAATACCTTAATCATATAAAAACCAAAACAATGGGTTTAGAAGAAATCCATAAGCATATTGCAGAATATATAGAATGATATAATTCTAAAAGAATACAAAAAAGATTGAATTGAAAAACGCCAGCTTATGCCAGCGCTCTAAATTCATAA
- the dusB gene encoding tRNA dihydrouridine synthase DusB translates to MKIGNIEIKGKFIQGPMAGVSNQAFRMISKKHGAALVCSEMVSVEGMAHNNEKTFSMLNVGEQEHPMSMQIFGNDVESFSKAAQWMDKNVDCDIIDLNIGCPAPKVAIRSESGSALLKTPDLIHDIVKAVVENTSKPVTAKIRLGWDKDSVNAVEVAKLIEKAGASAITVHGRTRNDFYTGHADWEKIKEVKDAVKIPVIGNGDVVDAKSGKKMLDETGCDAVMISRGCQGNPWIFEQCNYFFETGQELAKPSFKEWKETVLEHAKMLIDLKTEEWAMREFRKHLTWYFDVLVKTKSTNSLKEQANKIESLQDVISLINQYEREEKNGQS, encoded by the coding sequence ATGAAAATAGGAAATATTGAAATTAAGGGCAAATTTATTCAAGGACCAATGGCTGGTGTTTCAAATCAGGCGTTTAGAATGATTTCAAAAAAACACGGAGCAGCTTTGGTTTGCTCAGAAATGGTGAGTGTTGAAGGAATGGCCCACAATAATGAAAAAACATTTAGCATGCTAAATGTTGGTGAACAAGAACATCCGATGAGTATGCAAATTTTTGGCAATGATGTCGAATCCTTTAGCAAAGCTGCTCAGTGAATGGATAAAAATGTTGATTGCGACATCATTGATTTAAACATCGGATGTCCAGCCCCCAAAGTCGCTATTAGATCTGAATCAGGTTCAGCTTTGTTGAAAACTCCAGATTTAATCCATGATATTGTCAAAGCTGTTGTTGAAAACACAAGCAAACCTGTAACTGCTAAAATCCGTTTAGGTTGAGACAAAGATAGTGTGAATGCTGTTGAGGTTGCAAAGCTAATTGAAAAAGCTGGGGCTAGTGCAATTACTGTTCATGGAAGAACCAGAAATGATTTTTATACCGGCCATGCTGATTGAGAAAAAATCAAAGAAGTTAAAGATGCTGTCAAAATTCCTGTGATTGGTAATGGGGATGTTGTTGATGCAAAATCGGGTAAAAAAATGTTGGATGAAACTGGTTGTGATGCTGTGATGATTTCAAGAGGTTGCCAAGGAAACCCATGAATTTTTGAACAATGTAATTATTTTTTTGAAACCGGACAAGAACTTGCTAAACCAAGTTTTAAAGAATGGAAAGAAACTGTTTTAGAACATGCTAAAATGTTAATAGACTTAAAAACAGAAGAATGAGCAATGAGAGAGTTTAGAAAACATCTCACTTGATATTTTGATGTTCTAGTAAAAACCAAATCAACTAATAGTCTTAAAGAACAAGCGAACAAAATCGAAAGTTTGCAAGATGTAATAAGTTTGATTAATCAATATGAAAGAGAAGAAAAAAATGGACAATCGTAA
- a CDS encoding ABC transporter ATP-binding protein codes for MVVPDHKEFEDGVKGLKFQQKNQKQLTSRYSKEILEGNVVSTTGYKPNIKKHSIELKNVKKSYITGDLETPVLKGIDIKLDQGDFIVILGPSGSGKTTFLNIISGLDKATSGDVFVLGSNLTLLKDSHLTKFRRKNVGFIFQQYNLLTNLTAKENAEVGENLSTNKNENFTIEKIFETIGMTEQLNKYPHQMSGGQQQRVSIARALTKNPSILFADEPTGALDEEMGRKVLDILVKVNKEFKTTIVVVTHNPNIAKIGNTIIHIKNGLIDELIHNPNPADPSTIDWS; via the coding sequence GTGGTTGTTCCAGACCATAAAGAATTTGAAGATGGTGTTAAAGGATTAAAATTTCAACAAAAGAACCAAAAACAATTAACTTCAAGATATTCAAAAGAAATTTTAGAAGGTAATGTTGTTTCGACAACTGGATATAAACCAAATATCAAAAAACATTCAATTGAATTAAAAAATGTGAAAAAATCATACATCACAGGAGATTTGGAAACACCAGTTTTAAAAGGAATTGACATCAAATTAGATCAAGGTGATTTCATTGTAATTCTTGGACCATCAGGATCTGGAAAAACAACATTCTTGAATATTATTTCTGGTTTAGATAAAGCAACAAGTGGTGATGTTTTTGTTTTAGGATCAAACCTAACATTACTAAAAGATTCTCACTTAACAAAGTTCAGAAGAAAAAATGTTGGTTTCATTTTCCAACAATATAACTTATTGACAAACTTAACTGCCAAAGAAAATGCTGAAGTTGGAGAAAACTTATCAACTAATAAGAATGAAAATTTCACAATTGAAAAAATCTTTGAAACAATCGGAATGACAGAACAGTTGAATAAATATCCACACCAAATGTCAGGGGGACAACAACAACGTGTCTCAATCGCTCGTGCATTGACTAAAAACCCATCAATTTTATTTGCTGATGAACCAACTGGAGCATTGGATGAAGAAATGGGGCGTAAAGTACTTGATATTTTGGTTAAGGTTAACAAAGAATTTAAAACAACAATTGTTGTGGTTACACATAACCCCAACATTGCCAAAATTGGTAACACAATTATCCATATTAAAAACGGTTTAATTGATGAACTAATTCACAACCCAAACCCAGCTGATCCATCAACTATTGATTGGTCATAA
- a CDS encoding DUF1904 family protein — MPTITISGIERKRMEDLYQEIDHISEMVNVHPTKLIFLFANDEVFSIEKTIYIQVEWKQRTDKEEIFAKYLKEFFKDDGDTVSVFFTDVNDKLFVNGRRMK, encoded by the coding sequence ATGCCAACAATTACAATAAGTGGAATTGAAAGAAAAAGAATGGAAGATTTATATCAAGAAATCGATCATATCAGTGAGATGGTGAATGTTCACCCAACCAAACTTATTTTTCTTTTCGCAAACGATGAAGTATTTAGCATCGAAAAAACAATTTACATTCAAGTGGAATGAAAACAAAGAACAGACAAAGAAGAAATTTTTGCTAAATACTTAAAAGAATTTTTCAAAGACGATGGAGATACGGTGAGTGTTTTTTTCACCGATGTTAATGATAAATTATTTGTTAATGGAAGAAGAATGAAATAA
- a CDS encoding Fic family protein: protein MNKWNESFLIAKKNLKKNIYSLSQFEGINATIPETETILEVGKSRGVDEFDINIILNLKRAWNYILNNPTSYIDDEYIKEINAIVARNQSLSAGNFRGKDNFVSVFGVKEEIKPLTDEERCAYLKEINNIKNPKERALEYLVFGITSQMFWDGNKRTSFLMSNAILINENIGVLNIDLDDLDLFNKSLSNYYNEKNEDNKNILLRVLEQNIEYSSEYANDLEL, encoded by the coding sequence ATGAATAAATGAAATGAATCATTTTTAATTGCCAAAAAAAATTTAAAGAAAAACATATATTCCCTTTCACAATTCGAAGGGATAAACGCGACGATTCCTGAAACTGAGACAATTTTAGAAGTTGGTAAATCTAGAGGTGTTGATGAATTTGATATTAATATTATCTTAAATTTGAAAAGAGCTTGAAACTATATTCTTAATAACCCCACTTCTTATATTGATGATGAATATATAAAAGAGATAAATGCTATAGTTGCTAGAAACCAATCTTTAAGTGCGGGCAATTTCAGAGGAAAAGATAATTTTGTAAGCGTTTTTGGAGTCAAAGAAGAAATAAAACCTTTAACAGACGAAGAAAGATGTGCTTATTTAAAAGAGATAAATAATATCAAAAACCCCAAAGAAAGAGCTTTAGAGTATCTTGTTTTTGGAATAACATCTCAAATGTTTTGAGATGGTAATAAAAGAACTTCTTTTCTAATGTCTAACGCCATCTTAATAAATGAAAACATAGGTGTGCTTAATATAGACCTAGATGATCTTGATTTGTTCAATAAATCTTTGTCCAATTATTACAATGAAAAAAATGAGGATAATAAAAATATCCTATTACGCGTATTAGAACAAAATATAGAATATAGTTCTGAATATGCAAATGATTTAGAACTATAA